In one Haemophilus parainfluenzae genomic region, the following are encoded:
- the ribF gene encoding bifunctional riboflavin kinase/FAD synthetase, which translates to MQLIRGLHNSQPYLSGCALTIGNFDGVHLGHQAILRHLRQKANALNLPMAVMLFEPQPREYFMGDKAPARLMRLRDKLHYLAQAGVDVVIVAKFDRTFADLPAEQFIEDWLVRKLNVKFLSIGDDFKFGAKRLGNFAMLQQAGKQFGFEVEDSRTFCLDELRISSTAIREALAKDDLQHAQNLLGKPYRILGRVIHGNKLGRTIGFPTANVRLHRQVNPVKGVYAVKVRLKSGEIFNGVANMGKRPTINGTIQLLEVHLFDFSQNIYGQMVEVEFCQKIRDEIKFPSFEALKVQIEQDVKTAKAFFAK; encoded by the coding sequence ATGCAATTAATTCGTGGGCTTCATAATTCACAGCCATATTTGTCAGGGTGCGCATTAACCATTGGCAATTTTGATGGGGTGCATTTGGGGCATCAGGCGATTTTGCGTCATCTTCGTCAGAAAGCGAATGCGCTGAATTTACCTATGGCGGTGATGCTTTTCGAACCACAACCGCGTGAATATTTTATGGGCGACAAAGCCCCTGCGCGCTTAATGCGATTAAGAGATAAATTGCATTATTTGGCTCAGGCGGGTGTGGATGTGGTGATCGTCGCGAAATTTGACCGCACTTTTGCTGATCTTCCAGCAGAACAATTTATTGAAGATTGGCTTGTACGCAAATTAAATGTGAAGTTTCTCAGCATTGGCGATGATTTCAAATTTGGTGCGAAACGTTTAGGCAATTTTGCGATGTTGCAACAAGCCGGAAAGCAGTTTGGTTTTGAAGTTGAAGACAGTCGCACCTTCTGTTTAGATGAGTTACGTATCAGTAGCACCGCTATTCGAGAAGCGTTGGCTAAAGATGATTTACAGCACGCGCAAAATTTACTCGGTAAGCCTTATCGTATTTTGGGTCGAGTTATACATGGCAATAAATTAGGGCGAACCATTGGTTTTCCTACCGCGAATGTTCGCTTACATCGCCAAGTGAATCCAGTAAAAGGGGTTTATGCGGTGAAAGTGCGGTTAAAATCGGGCGAGATTTTTAACGGCGTCGCTAACATGGGAAAACGCCCAACCATTAACGGTACGATACAATTATTAGAAGTTCATTTATTTGATTTTTCTCAGAATATTTATGGACAAATGGTCGAAGTGGAATTCTGCCAGAAGATTCGCGATGAGATAAAGTTTCCGTCTTTTGAAGCGTTGAAAGTTCAAATTGAACAAGACGTAAAAACAGCGAAAGCCTTTTTTGCAAAATAG
- the murJ gene encoding murein biosynthesis integral membrane protein MurJ, with the protein MSKRLLKSGIIVSGMTLVSRVLGLVRDVVIAHLIGAGAAADVFLFANRIPNFLRRLFAEGAFSQAFVPVLAEYQKSGDLSKTREFIGKVSGTLGGLVSIVTLLAMVGSPVVAAIFGMGWFTDWLNDGPDAHKFEQASLLLKITFPYLWFVTFVALSGAILNTIGKFGVMSFSPVLLNIAMIATALFLAPRLDNPDLALAIGIFLGGLLQFLFQIPFLKKAGLLVKPKWAWHDEGVAKIRRLMIPALFGVSVSQINLLLDTVIASFLMTGSISWLYYSDRLLEFPLGLFGIAISTVILPTLARHHVNREDNSSQSAVDFRNTMDWGVRMILLLGVPAAIGIAVLAQPMLLVLFMRGSFTLTDVHAASYSLWAFNAGLLSFMLIKILANGYYARLDTKTPVKIGIIAMVSNMGFNVLAIPFSYVGLAIASAMSATLNAYLLYRGLAKEDVYHFSRKSAVFFLKVLGAALAMGGLVWYNCPLIQEWAAMTFLIRIYWLVWLIGLAAVVYLGVLVLLGVRKHHLLTKH; encoded by the coding sequence TTGAGTAAACGACTTTTAAAATCCGGCATTATCGTGAGTGGGATGACATTAGTGTCCCGTGTGTTAGGTTTAGTCCGCGATGTGGTGATTGCCCATTTAATCGGTGCTGGTGCAGCGGCGGACGTGTTTCTATTCGCTAACCGTATCCCAAACTTTTTACGTCGTTTATTTGCGGAAGGGGCATTTTCTCAGGCTTTTGTCCCTGTGTTAGCCGAATATCAAAAATCGGGCGATCTTTCTAAAACGAGAGAATTTATCGGGAAAGTGTCGGGTACGCTAGGCGGCTTAGTCAGTATTGTCACCTTGCTTGCTATGGTGGGATCACCTGTTGTGGCGGCGATCTTTGGGATGGGCTGGTTTACCGATTGGCTAAATGACGGACCCGATGCACACAAATTTGAACAAGCATCTTTACTCTTAAAAATTACTTTTCCTTATTTATGGTTCGTCACCTTTGTGGCACTTTCAGGCGCGATTTTAAATACGATAGGCAAATTTGGCGTGATGTCGTTTTCGCCTGTTTTGTTAAATATCGCCATGATTGCGACCGCACTTTTCCTCGCACCAAGATTAGACAATCCTGATCTTGCCCTTGCTATCGGGATCTTCTTAGGCGGTTTACTACAATTTTTATTCCAAATCCCTTTCTTGAAGAAAGCAGGCTTGCTCGTAAAACCAAAATGGGCATGGCATGATGAAGGGGTAGCCAAAATCCGTCGATTGATGATTCCTGCCTTGTTCGGGGTTTCCGTAAGTCAAATCAACTTGCTGCTTGATACGGTCATTGCCAGTTTCTTAATGACGGGATCCATTAGTTGGCTTTATTATTCTGATCGTCTATTAGAGTTTCCGCTTGGGCTATTTGGTATTGCGATTTCCACTGTGATTTTACCGACGCTTGCTCGCCATCATGTGAATCGAGAAGATAATTCTTCCCAAAGTGCGGTTGATTTTCGCAATACAATGGACTGGGGCGTACGAATGATTTTATTACTCGGCGTGCCGGCTGCGATTGGTATTGCCGTGTTAGCCCAACCAATGTTACTGGTATTGTTTATGCGTGGCAGTTTTACCTTAACAGATGTACATGCGGCCTCTTATTCTTTATGGGCATTCAATGCCGGTTTACTTAGCTTTATGCTGATTAAGATCTTGGCTAATGGCTATTACGCACGTCTAGATACCAAAACGCCCGTGAAAATCGGGATCATCGCCATGGTGAGTAATATGGGCTTTAATGTCTTGGCGATTCCATTTAGTTATGTGGGTTTAGCGATTGCTTCTGCCATGTCAGCAACCTTAAATGCTTATTTGCTTTATCGTGGTTTAGCGAAAGAAGATGTATACCATTTTTCACGTAAAAGTGCGGTCTTTTTTCTGAAAGTTTTAGGCGCAGCCTTAGCCATGGGCGGTTTGGTTTGGTATAACTGCCCGTTGATTCAAGAATGGGCTGCCATGACATTTTTAATACGTATCTATTGGTTGGTTTGGTTAATTGGGCTGGCTGCGGTCGTTTATTTAGGCGTATTGGTGCTCTTGGGTGTTCGTAAACACCATTTACTGACAAAACATTAA
- the rpsT gene encoding 30S ribosomal protein S20 → MANIKSAKKRAVQSEKRRQHNASQRSMMRTYIKKVYAQVAAGEKAAAEAAFVEMQKVVDRMASKDLIHANKAANHKAKLAAQIKKLA, encoded by the coding sequence TTGGCTAATATCAAGTCAGCAAAAAAACGCGCGGTTCAATCTGAAAAACGCCGCCAACACAACGCAAGCCAACGCTCTATGATGCGTACTTACATCAAAAAAGTATATGCTCAAGTAGCAGCAGGTGAAAAAGCAGCAGCTGAAGCAGCATTCGTTGAAATGCAAAAAGTTGTTGACCGTATGGCTTCTAAAGACTTAATCCACGCTAACAAAGCAGCAAACCACAAAGCTAAATTAGCTGCTCAAATCAAAAAATTAGCGTAA
- the rnr gene encoding ribonuclease R has translation MTKKSFKKADPNYQKELAKYGNPIPSRDYILQIIRENNAPMSREEILTALSIKSDEQQEAMRRRLRAMENDGQLVFTKRKCYALPEKLDLFKGMVIGHREGYGFLQVEGKKEDLFIPNHQMQRVMHGDFVLAQPAGLDRRGRREVRIVRVLESRKKQIVGRFFLENGFSYVVPDDSRIGRDILVPNEHRNGARMGQVVVVELQERSASFTQPVGIITEILGDNMAKGMEVEIALRNHDIPHQFPSAVEKYVKKFTEEVPEEAKKGRVDLRNLPLVTIDGEDARDFDDAVYCEKSGKGWKLWVAIADVSYYVRLRSALDTEAYNRGNSVYFPNRVVPMLPEILSNGLCSLNPQVDRLCMVCEMHISAKGKLTDYRFYEAVMNSHARLTYTKVAAILDGDDELRTRYQGLVPHLEELHHLYQALLNARKQRGAIDFETIETKFIFNAMGRIDRIEPVARNDAHKIIEECMILANIAAANFMEKHKEPALYRIHATPSEEKLTSFRAFLGECGLSLEGGMKPTTKDYAKLLEQVKDRPDHELIQTMLLRSLSQAVYHADNIGHFGLALEEYAHFTSPIRRYPDLTLHRGIKYLLAKEKGAKRKTTDTGGYHYSFDEMDLLGDHCSMTERRADDATREVADWLKCEYMQDHVGAEFSGVISSVTGFGLFVRLDDLFIDGLVHISTLDNDYYQFDAAKQRLIGENSGMIYRLGDKVKIRVVAVHLEQKMVDFSLVESARKPRRVGKTAKQKAKKVFKELPPKASKKRKSAIKNKDVSKKPTRKRKK, from the coding sequence ATGACCAAAAAATCTTTTAAAAAAGCGGATCCAAATTATCAAAAAGAATTAGCCAAATATGGTAATCCGATCCCAAGCAGAGACTACATTCTGCAAATCATCCGTGAAAATAATGCCCCGATGAGTCGGGAAGAAATTCTGACCGCACTTTCAATTAAAAGTGATGAACAACAAGAAGCCATGCGCCGCCGCTTGCGCGCCATGGAGAATGATGGACAATTAGTTTTCACTAAACGTAAATGCTATGCCTTGCCTGAAAAATTAGATTTATTCAAAGGCATGGTCATTGGCCATCGCGAAGGCTATGGCTTTTTACAAGTCGAAGGTAAAAAAGAGGATCTCTTTATTCCTAATCACCAAATGCAACGTGTAATGCACGGTGATTTTGTATTAGCCCAACCTGCAGGCTTAGATCGCCGTGGTCGTCGCGAAGTCCGCATTGTTCGCGTACTTGAAAGTCGCAAAAAACAAATTGTCGGCCGTTTCTTCTTAGAAAATGGTTTTAGCTATGTGGTGCCTGATGACAGTCGTATCGGACGAGATATTTTAGTCCCTAATGAACACCGCAATGGAGCACGAATGGGGCAAGTTGTCGTGGTTGAATTGCAGGAACGCTCTGCCTCCTTTACTCAACCAGTTGGCATCATCACCGAAATTCTGGGTGACAATATGGCAAAAGGGATGGAAGTGGAGATTGCTCTTCGTAATCATGACATTCCTCACCAATTCCCAAGTGCGGTCGAAAAATACGTTAAAAAATTCACGGAAGAAGTGCCTGAAGAAGCAAAAAAAGGCCGTGTAGATTTACGCAATCTGCCACTGGTTACCATTGATGGCGAAGACGCACGCGATTTTGATGATGCCGTATATTGCGAAAAAAGCGGTAAAGGCTGGAAACTTTGGGTGGCAATTGCCGATGTCAGCTATTATGTGCGTTTACGTTCTGCACTAGACACTGAAGCCTATAACCGAGGTAACTCCGTTTACTTCCCAAATCGTGTCGTGCCAATGCTGCCAGAGATTTTATCAAACGGATTATGTTCACTGAATCCACAAGTTGATCGCTTGTGTATGGTGTGTGAAATGCACATCTCCGCAAAAGGTAAACTCACCGATTATCGTTTTTATGAAGCAGTAATGAACTCCCATGCACGTTTAACCTACACGAAAGTCGCGGCAATTTTAGATGGTGATGATGAGCTCCGCACCCGTTATCAAGGGCTTGTGCCACATTTAGAAGAATTGCATCACCTCTATCAAGCGTTACTCAATGCACGCAAACAACGTGGTGCCATCGATTTTGAAACCATCGAAACCAAATTTATTTTCAATGCCATGGGACGAATTGATCGCATTGAACCCGTTGCGCGAAATGATGCTCACAAAATCATTGAAGAATGCATGATTCTTGCGAATATTGCAGCGGCAAACTTTATGGAAAAACATAAAGAGCCAGCACTCTATCGTATTCATGCCACACCGAGCGAAGAAAAACTGACGTCTTTCCGTGCATTTTTAGGTGAATGTGGCTTAAGCCTTGAAGGCGGCATGAAACCGACCACAAAAGATTATGCGAAATTATTAGAGCAAGTGAAAGATCGTCCGGATCACGAACTCATTCAAACCATGTTACTTCGCTCATTAAGCCAAGCGGTTTATCATGCGGATAATATCGGCCACTTTGGTTTGGCATTAGAGGAATATGCACACTTCACTTCCCCGATTCGTCGTTATCCGGATTTAACCCTTCATCGTGGGATTAAGTATTTATTAGCGAAAGAAAAAGGCGCTAAACGTAAAACCACAGATACTGGCGGCTATCACTATTCCTTTGATGAAATGGATTTGTTAGGCGATCACTGCTCGATGACAGAACGCCGTGCCGATGATGCCACTCGCGAAGTAGCAGATTGGCTGAAATGTGAATATATGCAAGATCACGTGGGCGCTGAATTTAGCGGAGTGATCTCATCTGTAACCGGTTTTGGCTTATTCGTACGTTTAGATGATTTATTCATTGACGGCTTAGTCCATATTTCCACTTTAGATAACGACTACTATCAATTTGATGCGGCAAAACAACGTTTAATCGGTGAAAATAGTGGTATGATCTACCGCCTTGGCGATAAAGTCAAAATTCGCGTGGTCGCCGTTCATTTAGAACAAAAAATGGTAGATTTCAGTTTAGTCGAAAGTGCCAGAAAACCACGTCGTGTGGGAAAAACGGCGAAACAAAAAGCGAAAAAAGTCTTTAAGGAACTGCCACCTAAAGCGTCAAAAAAACGTAAAAGTGCGATTAAAAATAAAGATGTATCGAAGAAACCGACGAGAAAACGGAAGAAATAA
- the rlmB gene encoding 23S rRNA (guanosine(2251)-2'-O)-methyltransferase RlmB, with protein sequence MSENIYGIHAVNSILANSPERLIEVFVLKGREDKRLQPLLNELYALGIAVQFVNRQTLDKKSNGEVHQGVIARVQEAKELNEHDLDELLTRKQNPLLLVLDGVTDPHNLGACLRTADAAGVSAVIVPKDKSAQLTSIARKVACGAAETVPLIRVTNLARTLRDLQQNHNIWVVGTAGEATETIYQSKLTGSLALVMGAEGEGMRRLTREHCDQLISIPMAGSVSSLNVSVATGVCLFEIVRQRLAA encoded by the coding sequence ATGTCAGAAAATATCTATGGTATCCATGCTGTAAACAGCATTTTAGCAAATAGCCCTGAGCGTTTAATTGAAGTATTTGTGCTGAAAGGCCGTGAAGATAAACGCCTGCAGCCCTTACTCAATGAGCTCTATGCTTTAGGCATTGCGGTGCAATTTGTAAACCGTCAAACATTAGATAAAAAATCCAACGGTGAAGTGCATCAAGGTGTGATTGCTCGTGTGCAAGAAGCAAAAGAGCTGAATGAACATGATCTGGATGAACTTCTTACTCGTAAACAAAATCCACTTTTATTGGTGCTTGATGGTGTGACGGATCCCCATAACCTGGGCGCCTGCTTACGTACTGCAGATGCTGCTGGAGTGAGCGCTGTTATCGTACCCAAAGATAAATCCGCTCAACTCACTTCTATCGCACGTAAAGTGGCTTGCGGTGCTGCGGAGACTGTGCCATTAATTCGCGTAACCAATTTAGCGCGTACTTTGCGAGATCTACAACAAAATCATAATATTTGGGTAGTAGGTACGGCTGGCGAAGCAACAGAAACCATTTATCAGAGCAAACTTACGGGTTCTCTTGCCTTAGTGATGGGGGCCGAAGGTGAAGGCATGCGCCGTCTTACTCGTGAGCATTGCGATCAACTCATTAGTATTCCAATGGCGGGCTCAGTGTCATCCCTGAATGTTTCCGTTGCAACAGGTGTATGTTTATTTGAAATTGTGAGACAACGTCTTGCAGCCTAA
- the brnQ gene encoding branched-chain amino acid transport system II carrier protein: MFSKKDIIVLGMMIFALFLGAGNIIFPPMEGYSAGNHWATASLGFVITGVLMPFITLVVVSVLGRGEELTKDLPKWAGVSFLTILYLVIGSTFAMPRITNVAYEMAWLPLGLVEDSATTRLIFSVIFNIIAMGFMIRPSTIISTVGEVMTPALLVLLLVVGITVFVSPLSDIVAPSQAYAENSALTTGLISGYQTMDVLAAIAFGGIVARALSAKNVTNPQKIVQYTISAGFVSVILLGCLYFALFYLGATSDAVAQGATNGGQIFSRYVNSLFGMAGTWIMAGIITLASLTTLVGVTSACGDYFSKFSTRFSYPFWIVFFTAMTTIISQYGLTKLLRVTIPALLLIYPMAIMLVVLQLVRNKLPSIRLSYYVTILVTVCFSLIDSLKNLDMLPEGLHQIMTHFPLYSQGLAWLVPALCTLVLSMIFGKTISK, from the coding sequence ATGTTTTCAAAAAAAGACATCATCGTACTAGGTATGATGATTTTTGCTTTATTTTTAGGCGCGGGAAATATTATTTTCCCACCGATGGAGGGGTACTCCGCAGGCAATCATTGGGCAACGGCTTCGCTAGGGTTTGTGATAACAGGCGTACTCATGCCATTTATTACATTGGTTGTTGTGTCAGTGTTAGGACGTGGCGAAGAACTGACTAAGGACTTGCCCAAATGGGCAGGCGTATCCTTTTTAACTATTCTTTATTTAGTCATCGGTTCAACCTTTGCGATGCCTCGAATTACCAATGTTGCTTATGAAATGGCATGGTTACCATTGGGGCTCGTTGAAGATAGTGCGACGACACGTCTTATTTTCTCTGTGATCTTTAATATTATCGCGATGGGATTCATGATTCGCCCAAGTACCATTATTTCAACAGTGGGTGAAGTGATGACGCCGGCATTGTTGGTATTATTACTCGTTGTTGGGATCACGGTTTTTGTTTCACCTCTTTCTGACATTGTTGCTCCGTCGCAGGCGTATGCCGAGAATTCAGCATTAACCACAGGCTTAATTAGTGGTTATCAAACGATGGATGTACTGGCAGCGATTGCCTTTGGTGGCATTGTTGCACGGGCGTTATCTGCAAAAAATGTGACCAATCCACAAAAGATTGTTCAATATACGATTTCAGCGGGTTTTGTCTCAGTCATTTTATTAGGCTGCTTGTATTTTGCCTTATTCTACTTAGGGGCGACTTCTGATGCGGTGGCACAAGGCGCAACAAATGGCGGACAAATTTTCTCTCGTTATGTGAACAGTTTATTTGGCATGGCAGGAACCTGGATTATGGCGGGTATTATTACTTTAGCAAGTTTAACCACATTAGTGGGCGTAACCAGTGCGTGTGGTGATTATTTCTCTAAGTTTTCGACACGTTTTTCTTATCCATTCTGGATTGTTTTCTTCACTGCCATGACGACAATCATTTCACAATATGGCTTAACAAAATTACTCCGAGTGACGATTCCTGCCTTGTTGTTGATTTACCCAATGGCGATTATGTTGGTGGTTTTACAGCTTGTGCGTAATAAATTGCCTTCTATTCGATTGAGCTATTACGTGACCATTTTAGTAACGGTTTGTTTTAGTTTGATTGATAGCCTGAAAAACTTGGATATGTTGCCGGAAGGGTTACATCAAATCATGACTCATTTCCCGCTCTATTCACAAGGGCTTGCGTGGCTTGTGCCCGCATTATGTACTTTAGTGCTTTCCATGATATTCGGGAAAACGATTTCAAAATAA
- the nhaA gene encoding Na+/H+ antiporter NhaA, translating to MNKLSLIQQIQRFFKLESAGGILLLFSAVVAMLLANSPLNQNYNDFLNLPVSIQVGTFSIDKTLIHWINDGFMAVFFVLVGMEVKRELFEGSLSSYQQAVFPAIAAVGGMVIPALVYIFIAQQDPALADGWAIPMATDIAFALGIMALLSKQVPLPLKIFLLALAIIDDLGAIVVIALFFSHGLSVQALIFAAVAIVVLIALNRFKVTALCVYMVVGTILWASVLKSGVHATLAGVIIGFCIPLKGKNGETPLHDFEHILAPWSSFVILPLFAFANAGVSFDGIDLSMLTSPLLLAISLGLIIGKPLGVFGFSYLSVKLGIAKLPQGINFKQIFAVAILCGIGFTMSMFLASLAFNADAGESINALSRLGILLGSTVSAILGYMALKATTAKNKG from the coding sequence ATGAATAAACTGAGTTTGATTCAACAAATTCAGCGTTTTTTCAAATTGGAATCAGCTGGCGGAATTTTATTACTTTTTTCAGCAGTAGTCGCAATGCTATTAGCCAATTCACCGCTCAATCAAAACTATAACGACTTTTTAAACTTACCAGTCAGCATTCAAGTCGGTACCTTTTCTATCGATAAAACCTTAATTCACTGGATCAACGATGGTTTTATGGCGGTATTCTTTGTTTTAGTGGGAATGGAAGTCAAAAGAGAATTATTTGAGGGCTCCCTTTCAAGCTATCAACAAGCGGTTTTCCCTGCCATTGCTGCAGTTGGCGGAATGGTTATTCCTGCCTTGGTTTATATTTTTATCGCCCAACAAGATCCCGCTTTAGCCGATGGCTGGGCAATCCCAATGGCAACCGACATTGCCTTTGCACTCGGTATCATGGCGTTATTAAGTAAACAAGTGCCACTCCCACTAAAAATCTTTTTACTTGCTTTAGCCATCATTGATGACTTAGGTGCCATTGTCGTTATTGCACTGTTTTTCTCACACGGATTAAGTGTACAAGCACTTATCTTTGCTGCGGTTGCTATTGTTGTACTTATCGCATTAAACCGCTTTAAAGTGACCGCACTTTGTGTCTATATGGTAGTGGGAACAATCTTATGGGCTTCGGTATTAAAATCAGGTGTGCATGCTACCCTTGCAGGGGTTATCATCGGATTTTGTATTCCATTGAAAGGCAAAAATGGCGAAACACCATTACACGACTTTGAGCACATTCTTGCCCCTTGGTCATCCTTTGTGATCCTGCCATTATTTGCATTTGCCAATGCAGGTGTAAGCTTTGATGGCATTGATCTCAGCATGCTGACATCTCCATTATTGCTCGCGATTTCTCTTGGCTTAATTATCGGAAAACCACTCGGCGTATTTGGTTTCAGTTATCTTTCCGTTAAACTTGGCATTGCAAAACTTCCACAAGGCATCAACTTTAAACAAATTTTTGCCGTAGCAATTTTGTGTGGTATCGGCTTCACCATGTCAATGTTCTTAGCCAGCCTTGCCTTCAATGCTGATGCCGGTGAAAGCATTAACGCCCTTTCTCGATTAGGGATCTTATTAGGCTCCACTGTTTCTGCGATTTTGGGGTATATGGCGTTAAAAGCGACTACCGCGAAAAATAAAGGGTAA
- a CDS encoding glycosyltransferase encodes MEKLTCYVIYASEKIERLSHFLQCASDSHVVPISAVTKEQVSLLGNSSALFNLKKAEELLDRTPNNKEIAHTLSHIQCWKTIAENKQLQDNDFALIAESEIQPVENFIQHTIHYANKYSSYGIIKLQRDGETPACERLYQASDEPNALIYGDTNQYNYGCSLYLIRKDVAKKLTVLLSETKPYWLADQFTAFHEPQNIAQARYLLGKNPRQKQQDKVENPLFSIIVPIYNVERYLEQCIESVLAQDYQNYELILVDDGSPDNSIDICAKYAKQYSNIVFIHKINGGVSDARNAGIQIARGEYLMFLDSDDYWEGTTVLSDLQKIITENNPDIIFNYMSSIYPDKIVNHYINRDKLIGSFREDFQGLYQDGIYLGFPFTKTIKRELILKNHLFFIKGRSFEDVAWSFFLTKYISSYAIYKNCFYMYRRERKGSISSVATSKNQVSLFQNLSDVITEIENMKLNNELLPGFKKYVDDIYGYVMTCYELLPENEKVDFLNLKEKYEKEFNALW; translated from the coding sequence ATGGAAAAACTAACCTGTTATGTGATTTATGCTTCTGAAAAAATAGAGAGGCTGAGTCATTTTTTACAATGTGCCTCTGACTCTCATGTTGTTCCTATTTCTGCAGTAACTAAAGAACAGGTTAGCTTACTCGGTAATTCTTCAGCCTTATTTAATTTAAAGAAAGCAGAAGAACTACTTGATCGGACTCCCAATAACAAAGAAATTGCCCACACGCTATCTCATATTCAGTGCTGGAAGACAATTGCTGAAAATAAACAGCTACAAGATAATGATTTTGCTTTAATTGCTGAAAGTGAAATACAACCTGTTGAAAACTTCATTCAGCATACTATCCATTATGCCAATAAATATTCCTCTTACGGAATTATCAAATTACAGCGCGATGGTGAAACTCCTGCTTGTGAACGCCTATACCAAGCTAGTGATGAGCCGAATGCATTAATCTATGGTGATACAAATCAGTACAACTATGGTTGTTCGCTTTATCTCATCCGCAAAGATGTCGCAAAAAAATTAACCGTACTTTTAAGTGAAACAAAACCCTACTGGCTTGCAGATCAATTTACTGCATTCCATGAACCTCAAAATATTGCTCAAGCACGTTATCTATTGGGGAAAAATCCAAGACAAAAACAACAAGATAAAGTTGAAAATCCACTATTTAGTATCATTGTACCAATCTATAATGTTGAACGTTACCTCGAGCAATGTATTGAATCTGTCTTAGCGCAAGATTATCAAAATTATGAACTTATTTTAGTTGATGATGGTTCACCAGATAATTCTATCGACATTTGCGCCAAATATGCTAAACAATATTCTAATATTGTTTTTATCCATAAAATTAACGGTGGAGTATCCGACGCAAGAAATGCAGGCATTCAAATTGCTCGAGGAGAGTATTTAATGTTTTTAGATAGTGATGATTATTGGGAAGGAACAACTGTTCTCTCTGATTTACAAAAGATAATTACTGAAAATAATCCCGATATTATCTTCAATTATATGAGCAGTATCTATCCTGACAAAATTGTAAACCATTACATCAACCGAGATAAGCTAATAGGTTCTTTTAGGGAAGACTTTCAAGGTCTTTATCAAGATGGAATTTATCTTGGGTTCCCCTTTACAAAAACAATAAAAAGAGAATTAATTTTAAAAAACCACCTCTTTTTTATAAAAGGACGATCTTTTGAAGATGTGGCATGGAGTTTTTTTCTTACTAAATATATTAGTAGTTATGCGATTTATAAAAACTGCTTTTATATGTATAGAAGAGAAAGAAAAGGTTCAATTAGTTCTGTTGCGACCTCTAAAAATCAAGTAAGTCTATTTCAAAATCTATCTGATGTAATAACTGAAATAGAAAATATGAAACTCAACAATGAGTTGTTGCCTGGATTTAAAAAATATGTAGATGATATTTATGGATATGTAATGACATGCTATGAACTACTGCCAGAGAATGAAAAAGTAGATTTTCTTAATTTGAAAGAAAAATACGAAAAAGAATTTAATGCTTTGTGGTAA